The nucleotide window CACAACGCCTTTAGGTAGAATTTTATTCAACTGAGTTATTTGAGATTTTACACTATCAACAACTTCAATTAAGTTTGAGTTTGGCTGCTTTATTACTGCAACAAGCGGAACATTTTTTCCGTTAGCATTAATTTTTAAGTATTCTTTCAACTCGCCAATTTCAATTGTTGCAATATCTTTCAGCTTAATTGTTCTTTTAGGTGAGTTACTAATGATTGTATTTTCAAGTTCGCTTTTTTCTTCTATAGCTGCATCTGTGATTGTTAAGTATAAACGATTGTAGTCTTTTATATAACCTGTCGATGTAATAATGTTGGATTGTGCAAGGACATCCGTAATAGTTTTTGGTGTAATACCAAGCTGACTCAGTTTGACTGGATCAATTATTATATGATACTCTTTTGTTTTACCGCCAATCACTGCTATTTCTGAAACACCATTTACTCTTGATAAAAATGGTTTAATTGTATACTCAGCAATTTGTCTTAACTCAATTTGACCTCTGCCTTCACCTTCAAGTGAAAAACCCATTACCGGCAGAATGGAAGGGTTCATTTTTTCAATTACGATATTTACATCAGGAGGAAGTTGTTGTTTAATTGCATTTATTTGTGCTTCAATACGCTGTTTGCCTAAATCAATATCGGTATTCCAATTCAGAAAAGCTGAGATTTCGCAACTGCCGCGGCTTGTAGTGCTTCGGATTAAATTTAAGTCCTGAACTTTCTTAATTGCATTTTCTATAGGAATAGTAACAGTAACCATCATTTTATCAACCGGCTGCTGCCCGTTATCAGCAATAATTTTGATTTTAGGAAATGTTATATCCGGAAACAATCCCGATTGAATTTTAGAAAGAGAAAATATTCCTCCTAAAAGAGTAACGAACAGAATTACAATTATCGGACTTTTATATTTCGTGTAAAAGGTGTTCATAGTATTTCATTTATCTAATGAATTATATTTTTAAATTGTTTCATCGTTGCGTTTCCTCAAAATGATTACTCTTTGATAACACTTTCGCAGTATCAGGCAAACCATAAGCGCCATCAACTATAATTCTATCTGTCAATGATAATTTTGGAGTTACTATTTGTACCAAACTATCGTTCTCAATTCCTTTTGTAATCGGAGTTTTAATTGCCAGAGTATCATTTAATAATTTCATTATCCAGAATTTCGTAAGTGTTTCATCTGATTGAATTGCTGATTTAGGCACTACAACGGTATTCTTTATAAAATTCACCGGAATTTTTACCTCAAGATTTAAATTAGCAGGAATATCTTTTCCGTCAGCAAAGTCAATTAGAAATGTTTGTGTTTGAGAAACAGGATCAACGCTTGGAAGTGATTTGGAAATTATGCCGGTAATCTGTTTACCATTTGGAAAAATTAATACACAGCTCGATTTTAATTTTATTTTAGAGATATGCTGGTAAGGAACATTCAGTAAAACTGCAAGTGAATGAGGGTTTGAAATAACAGCAAGCTGTTCACCATCGGAAACAAAATCACCAACATTATAATTTAATTCGG belongs to Ignavibacteriales bacterium and includes:
- a CDS encoding HlyD family efflux transporter periplasmic adaptor subunit, which encodes MRKSIFINRLLRSACKDKSLTLLPEKSTNQSQNFFSLIIFLIFSIFIVSCSSDTKTTPTKTLGTPVKVANPSESSLTDYMSFNATTFFMKKEIVRSTFQGFIQKVYKNIGDYVNAGDIVFTVITKEAYAADSLRVKLSDEIFSGVVNIKSKTSGILTELNYNVGDFVSDGEQLAVISNPHSLAVLLNVPYQHISKIKLKSSCVLIFPNGKQITGIISKSLPSVDPVSQTQTFLIDFADGKDIPANLNLEVKIPVNFIKNTVVVPKSAIQSDETLTKFWIMKLLNDTLAIKTPITKGIENDSLVQIVTPKLSLTDRIIVDGAYGLPDTAKVLSKSNHFEETQR